A region of the Echeneis naucrates chromosome 22, fEcheNa1.1, whole genome shotgun sequence genome:
GGTGACTAGGAAGAAGTGTTGTCTTTAAACAGGTAAAGAGTGTAGTATCTCATCAatcagtgttttcttcttttgcatATTCCTCAACAAGTTTCTCATATGAGTGGCTGTGTTCTGAACCGTCACTAGTGAACACAGAACCATCAGACTCAGAGCTCTGGTCTTCCTTGGAGTTTGTCTCAATGTTTTCATCACATGTGGTAATAGATAGTTTTGCTTTAGAATCATCATCATTGCCGTCCTCCTCCAGGTTGCTGCTGAGGAAATTTTCTTCTTCAATAAAGGTAATGTTTGCATTTTGGAATGTTAAGGAAGGATACTCTTTAGAGTCCCATGTCCTCCGACCACCTGGTCCACAGTCTCCCACTCCTCGACTCTCAATGTCCACATCCTTATCAAGTTGGTTTTCATACATTTGCTCCTGGTCTAGGTCACCATCTACATGATCGTCTGTTAGCAGCAAGCCATTGTCTGAGCCCAAGAGGTAGTTCTTGGACTTTGAAAAAGCAACAGTGACACGGTCACTAAAACTGTAGCGTCTTTTCTGGCGTGGCGAGCGGTCCAAACTGAGGATGGTGTGAGAATTAAACATGGGGGCATCATTGCAACTCTTGGAACGAGCCATGTCTTTGCATTTATTGGTGTCTCTAGCACTACCAGAGGTCCTGTCATGTTTTTTGGTGCCAATCTGCTTTATCAAATCATTATAGCCCTCCTGCTTCTTGGACATGAAACTGAAGATGTTGACGTCATTAGGAGTGGGTGGCAGACGAAGGGCAGCCTTGTGAGACTCTTTGTGGTGCCGGAGCTCCTCCAGAGATAGCTTGCGCAGCTTGC
Encoded here:
- the kcnk5a gene encoding potassium channel subfamily K member 5, with translation MVDKGPLLTSAIIFYLSIGAAIFQVLEEPNWKRAAKQYTAQKDKILEDYPCLTQDDLDKILEVVSDAAGQGVTITGSKTFNNWNWPNAVIFAATVITTIGYGNIAPKTSAGRVFCIFYGLFGVPLCLTWISELGKFFAGRAKHLGQYLTKKGFSLRKAQFTCTAIFLLWGVLVHLVLPPFVFMSQEGWTYVEGLYFSFVTLTTIGFGDLVAGVEPNKEYPTLYRYFVEVWIYLGLAWLSLFFNWKVRMVIEAHKALKKRRKLRKLSLEELRHHKESHKAALRLPPTPNDVNIFSFMSKKQEGYNDLIKQIGTKKHDRTSGSARDTNKCKDMARSKSCNDAPMFNSHTILSLDRSPRQKRRYSFSDRVTVAFSKSKNYLLGSDNGLLLTDDHVDGDLDQEQMYENQLDKDVDIESRGVGDCGPGGRRTWDSKEYPSLTFQNANITFIEEENFLSSNLEEDGNDDDSKAKLSITTCDENIETNSKEDQSSESDGSVFTSDGSEHSHSYEKLVEEYAKEENTD